From Chloroflexota bacterium, one genomic window encodes:
- the xylB gene encoding xylulokinase, giving the protein MSASLLIGIDLGTSSLKTVVIDSDGRLLARAAHEYPIDSTRPGWAEQDPESWLAATVATIRQALDLSGIPAAHIAGIGLSGQMHGTVCLDESGQVLRPAIIWADQRSASQVQQVYDLLGSRRLGELTANPLDTGFMLASWLWLRENEPPVARATSHLLLPKDWLRFRLTGNLGTEPSDASSTLLFDTAARSWSSGLLEPLGIDGDILPPIHQSAQVAGGLTAELAMATGLRQGTPVVFGGSDQSCQALGNGVIEPGVISCTIGTGGQLFAPTRQPAYDSELRLHLFCHVLPEQWHQMAAILSAGLSLRWLRDNVLTEMSYTQMADQAATVPAGAQGLFFLPHLAGERTPYMDPSARASFIGLTLSHDRSHMTRAVMEGVVFALKQGLELMAELGVPVRQIVASGGAVRHPLWLQLQADIFDRPITQTKTIEAAAVGAALLAGIGTGVYADAHSAVEHTVRGGQQPVLPNPQRAARYAESYETYVRLFPALQETDVFG; this is encoded by the coding sequence ATGTCTGCCAGCCTGCTCATAGGCATCGATCTGGGCACATCCAGCCTCAAGACGGTCGTCATCGACTCCGATGGCCGGCTGCTGGCCCGCGCGGCCCATGAATACCCAATCGATTCCACCCGGCCTGGCTGGGCTGAGCAAGACCCGGAGTCCTGGTTGGCAGCGACAGTCGCGACGATCCGGCAAGCATTGGACCTGTCTGGAATTCCAGCTGCCCATATTGCCGGCATAGGCCTGTCTGGCCAGATGCATGGCACAGTATGCCTGGACGAATCAGGGCAGGTTTTGCGGCCGGCCATCATCTGGGCCGATCAGCGCAGCGCCAGCCAGGTGCAGCAGGTCTACGACTTGCTGGGATCACGACGGCTGGGCGAGTTGACCGCCAACCCGTTGGACACCGGTTTCATGCTGGCCAGTTGGCTATGGCTACGCGAAAACGAGCCGCCAGTGGCTCGCGCGACCAGCCACCTGTTGCTGCCCAAGGACTGGTTGCGCTTTCGCCTGACCGGCAACCTGGGCACGGAGCCCAGCGACGCCTCATCCACCCTGTTGTTCGATACGGCCGCCCGCAGTTGGAGCAGCGGCCTGCTGGAGCCTCTGGGGATCGACGGCGACATCTTGCCACCAATCCACCAGTCGGCGCAGGTCGCCGGTGGCCTGACTGCCGAACTGGCAATGGCCACCGGCCTGCGCCAGGGCACACCGGTGGTCTTCGGCGGCAGCGACCAATCCTGCCAGGCCCTGGGCAATGGCGTCATTGAACCTGGCGTTATCTCCTGCACCATTGGCACCGGCGGTCAACTCTTTGCGCCGACCAGGCAGCCAGCCTACGACTCCGAATTGCGGCTGCATCTCTTCTGCCACGTATTGCCCGAGCAATGGCACCAGATGGCTGCCATCCTCTCGGCCGGGTTATCGCTGCGCTGGCTGCGCGACAACGTGCTGACGGAAATGAGCTACACGCAGATGGCAGATCAGGCTGCTACCGTGCCTGCCGGCGCCCAGGGGCTTTTTTTCCTGCCCCATCTGGCTGGCGAACGTACCCCCTACATGGATCCATCGGCACGAGCCAGCTTCATCGGTTTAACCCTGAGCCACGACCGGTCCCACATGACGCGAGCTGTCATGGAGGGGGTCGTGTTCGCCCTGAAACAGGGACTGGAGCTGATGGCCGAGCTCGGCGTGCCGGTCAGACAGATTGTGGCATCGGGGGGTGCGGTCCGCCACCCGCTCTGGCTGCAGTTACAGGCCGATATCTTCGATCGCCCCATCACCCAGACCAAAACGATCGAGGCGGCTGCTGTTGGCGCTGCATTGCTGGCAGGCATCGGCACCGGGGTCTACGCCGACGCCCATTCCGCGGTCGAACATACGGTGCGAGGGGGGCAACAGCCGGTGTTGCCCAATCCGCAGCGAGCGGCGCGTTACGCCGAGAGCTATGAGACCTATGTGCGGCTCTTCCCGGCGCTGCAAGAGACGGATGTCTTCGGGTGA
- a CDS encoding sugar kinase, whose translation MALTIPTGDIDVLCIGELLVDLISEEPVATLADAETYRRYQGGSPANIAANVARLGGHAAIIGKVGADAFGRYCIQELAQLGVITDGLIEDPASHTTAIFVSRTSATPDFEVYRGADARLRPDEIWESAIENTRLLHASTFALSRQSSRNAVTRALEVAHHLGKTISLDPNYSPRVWPDRDEALAVLKDLYRFVSLTKPSLDDAQRLFGTGLQPEEYITRFHNLGPELVVMTLGRGGVIVSIAGRMVHIPGLKIDVIDATGAGDCFWAGYLVSLLDGHNPIFAAHVAQAVAARKLGQAGPLPHTLNRQAFYQQVHVMPAVQSPGGIVRNPLP comes from the coding sequence ATGGCATTAACAATCCCAACTGGCGACATCGACGTTCTTTGCATCGGAGAACTGCTGGTCGATCTGATCTCGGAGGAACCGGTCGCCACCCTGGCTGATGCCGAGACCTACCGGCGCTACCAGGGTGGATCGCCCGCCAATATCGCCGCCAATGTAGCGCGGCTGGGAGGCCATGCCGCCATCATCGGCAAGGTTGGCGCTGATGCCTTTGGCCGCTACTGCATACAGGAATTAGCACAACTTGGTGTTATCACCGATGGCTTGATCGAGGATCCGGCATCTCACACCACGGCCATCTTCGTATCCCGTACATCGGCAACGCCAGACTTTGAGGTCTACCGCGGCGCCGATGCCAGACTTCGACCTGACGAGATATGGGAGTCAGCCATCGAAAACACGCGGCTGCTCCATGCATCGACCTTTGCCTTGAGCCGTCAGTCCTCTCGCAACGCGGTCACCCGGGCGTTGGAGGTAGCGCACCACCTGGGAAAAACGATTTCGTTGGATCCGAACTACAGCCCGCGTGTCTGGCCCGACCGCGATGAAGCGCTGGCTGTCCTGAAGGACCTTTACCGGTTCGTTTCTCTCACCAAACCGTCGTTGGACGACGCGCAGCGACTCTTCGGCACCGGTCTGCAACCTGAAGAGTACATAACACGGTTCCATAACCTGGGGCCTGAGCTCGTCGTCATGACTCTGGGAAGAGGTGGTGTCATTGTCTCCATAGCGGGAAGGATGGTCCACATTCCCGGCCTGAAGATCGATGTAATCGATGCCACCGGCGCCGGCGACTGCTTTTGGGCCGGTTACCTGGTGAGCCTGTTGGACGGCCATAACCCAATCTTCGCTGCCCACGTTGCTCAGGCCGTTGCCGCCCGCAAGTTGGGGCAGGCAGGCCCTCTGCCTCATACCCTGAACCGCCAGGCCTTTTACCAGCAGGTGCACGTGATGCCTGCCGTGCAGTCCCCTGGTGGAATCGTTCGAAACCCGCTGCCGTAA
- a CDS encoding AbrB/MazE/SpoVT family DNA-binding domain-containing protein, whose translation MQRKLFKTGNSVVVSLPKHALEFLGISEGAQVELDLDKERRQIVIAPASEMTLPGVDETFAHQVADFVEQYRPALEALAK comes from the coding sequence ATGCAACGAAAGCTCTTTAAGACTGGAAACAGTGTGGTTGTATCGCTGCCTAAGCATGCGCTGGAATTTCTGGGAATCTCCGAAGGGGCTCAGGTAGAGTTGGACCTGGACAAAGAGAGGCGCCAGATCGTGATTGCACCAGCCAGCGAGATGACACTGCCAGGCGTCGACGAGACCTTTGCTCACCAGGTAGCGGATTTCGTCGAACAATATCGACCGGCTCTGGAAGCCCTGGCCAAGTGA
- a CDS encoding sugar ABC transporter permease has product MAQLDNVNDRNEGFVANVVAWLGRAFLALIIPLIAFAAIYLGFIFLRDSNAPKWLITVVAIIWGVGGFALLFWVFNGIVERLPEPWSGRLQPFVFVGPAVAILMWYLTLPVYRTGWLGLFDRDGLPDGFSVFAPWTWPAAIQSDSFVGLQNYIDIFTQDLLQVALRNNLMWIVFGSTLSVIFGLLVAVLADRSKFERVSKTFIFLPMAISFVGASVIWNFMYEVRPAGETQIGLLNAVTVALGGTPHPWDKWVAIAPWNNLFLILIVVWLQAGFAMVLFSAALKGIPEELLEAGRIDGASEIQVFFRIMLPSIRGTIITVWTTIVIFTLKIFDVVWVMTGGQFGTHVIATQFYRQSFTARNAGIGSAIAIILLLAVVPVMIYNLKQFREQEAF; this is encoded by the coding sequence ATGGCACAGCTTGACAATGTCAACGACCGCAATGAGGGCTTTGTTGCCAACGTGGTAGCCTGGCTAGGCCGGGCGTTTTTGGCTCTCATCATTCCGCTGATAGCCTTCGCCGCCATCTATCTGGGTTTCATCTTCCTGCGGGACAGCAACGCCCCCAAATGGCTAATCACAGTGGTAGCCATCATCTGGGGCGTCGGCGGTTTCGCCCTGCTTTTCTGGGTCTTCAATGGGATCGTCGAACGGCTGCCTGAGCCGTGGTCCGGCAGATTGCAGCCATTCGTATTCGTCGGTCCGGCCGTCGCTATCCTGATGTGGTATCTCACACTGCCGGTGTATCGAACGGGTTGGCTCGGCCTCTTCGACAGAGATGGACTCCCCGACGGTTTCTCCGTCTTCGCTCCCTGGACCTGGCCCGCTGCTATTCAGAGCGACTCGTTCGTCGGTCTGCAAAACTACATCGACATCTTCACCCAGGACCTGCTGCAGGTCGCCCTCCGCAATAACCTCATGTGGATCGTGTTCGGAAGCACTTTGTCGGTAATTTTCGGGCTGTTGGTCGCCGTCCTGGCCGATCGCAGCAAGTTTGAACGGGTTTCCAAAACGTTCATCTTTTTGCCCATGGCCATCTCCTTCGTCGGTGCCAGCGTGATCTGGAATTTCATGTATGAAGTGCGACCTGCGGGAGAGACTCAGATTGGCCTGTTGAATGCCGTCACGGTAGCCCTTGGTGGCACGCCGCATCCCTGGGATAAATGGGTAGCCATCGCACCCTGGAATAACCTGTTTTTGATCCTGATTGTCGTCTGGTTGCAGGCAGGATTCGCCATGGTGTTGTTCTCAGCCGCCCTGAAGGGAATCCCCGAGGAGCTCCTGGAAGCAGGCCGCATCGACGGCGCAAGCGAGATCCAGGTTTTCTTTCGAATCATGTTGCCCTCTATTCGGGGCACGATTATCACGGTGTGGACTACCATCGTCATCTTCACTCTGAAGATATTCGATGTTGTCTGGGTCATGACCGGCGGGCAGTTCGGCACACACGTAATCGCCACCCAGTTCTATCGCCAATCCTTCACGGCAAGAAATGCAGGTATCGGTTCTGCCATTGCCATCATCCTGCTGCTTGCCGTCGTCCCGGTGATGATCTACAACCTTAAGCAGTTCAGGGAACAGGAGGCGTTTTAG
- a CDS encoding ABC transporter substrate-binding protein: MKRQLFVLLTALLILGLILSACGGAEEVPPAVEEAVEQVVEKVEEKVAEEKPAEPVEEAMPEVSFDVPPGGALEKALAGEFAGMSVSVDGPFTNPDDILFAESMKAFEDATGITVNYIGDKEFEGRLSIAVDAGNPPDIADFPQPGLLANFARQGHIVDPTTFISEDWLKQQYNQSWLDMGNMAGQTAGVWHRFNGKSLVWYPKAQFEAAGYQIPETWDDLLALTQTIADDGDTAWCIGIESGAATGWAATDWTEELMLRTTSLENYDKWTTGELAFSSPEVKNAIETWSNIWFNPDYVFGGTDSIVSTFFGDSPTSMFEDPPKCWLHKQGNFITGFFPEGAEADVDYSFFYLPAVDDAYGKPFLVAGDIMAMFNDRPEVRALMEYFTLPESASGWLNNGGALAAHQTATPDMYGVDLERGIATLVNQATSFRFDGSDLMPGEVGAGSFWTGMTDYVSGVADLDTVTKQIDDSWPQ; encoded by the coding sequence ATGAAGAGACAACTATTCGTTCTATTGACCGCACTGCTTATTCTGGGCTTGATCCTCAGCGCCTGTGGCGGGGCTGAAGAAGTGCCTCCCGCAGTGGAAGAAGCCGTCGAACAAGTGGTGGAAAAAGTTGAAGAGAAGGTGGCCGAAGAGAAGCCGGCAGAGCCTGTCGAGGAGGCAATGCCCGAGGTCAGCTTCGATGTTCCCCCTGGCGGTGCCCTGGAAAAGGCTTTGGCTGGTGAATTCGCCGGCATGAGCGTTTCCGTCGACGGCCCCTTCACCAACCCGGACGATATCCTGTTCGCCGAATCGATGAAGGCTTTCGAGGATGCCACCGGCATCACCGTCAACTACATCGGTGACAAGGAATTCGAGGGCCGCCTCTCCATCGCCGTCGATGCCGGCAATCCGCCCGACATCGCCGACTTCCCCCAGCCTGGTTTGTTGGCCAACTTCGCCCGCCAGGGCCACATCGTCGATCCCACCACCTTCATCTCCGAGGATTGGCTCAAACAGCAGTACAACCAGAGCTGGCTCGACATGGGCAACATGGCCGGCCAGACCGCTGGTGTCTGGCACCGCTTCAACGGCAAGAGCCTGGTCTGGTACCCCAAAGCCCAGTTCGAGGCCGCCGGCTACCAGATCCCTGAAACCTGGGATGATCTCCTGGCCCTCACCCAGACCATCGCCGACGATGGCGACACCGCCTGGTGCATCGGCATCGAGTCCGGTGCTGCCACCGGCTGGGCTGCCACCGACTGGACCGAGGAACTCATGCTGCGCACCACCTCGCTGGAAAACTACGACAAGTGGACCACCGGCGAGCTGGCCTTCTCCTCACCTGAGGTCAAGAACGCCATCGAGACCTGGAGCAATATCTGGTTCAATCCGGACTACGTCTTCGGTGGCACCGATTCCATCGTCTCCACCTTCTTCGGCGACTCCCCGACTTCCATGTTCGAGGACCCGCCCAAGTGCTGGCTTCACAAGCAGGGCAACTTCATCACCGGCTTCTTCCCCGAGGGCGCCGAAGCTGATGTAGACTACAGCTTCTTCTACCTGCCCGCTGTGGACGATGCCTATGGCAAACCCTTCCTGGTTGCCGGCGACATCATGGCCATGTTCAACGACCGCCCCGAGGTCCGGGCTCTGATGGAGTACTTCACTTTGCCCGAGTCGGCCTCTGGCTGGTTGAACAACGGTGGCGCTCTGGCAGCCCACCAGACAGCCACACCCGACATGTACGGCGTGGATCTGGAGCGAGGCATCGCTACACTGGTCAATCAAGCCACCAGCTTCCGCTTCGATGGCTCTGACCTGATGCCCGGCGAGGTGGGTGCAGGTTCCTTCTGGACCGGTATGACCGACTACGTCAGCGGCGTCGCTGATCTCGACACCGTTACCAAACAAATCGACGACTCCTGGCCACAGTAG
- a CDS encoding type II toxin-antitoxin system death-on-curing family toxin, translated as MTDYLTSEQILFLHARLIEETGGSHGLRDPALLLSAVARPRATFDSKDLYPDVFQKAAALMESLIRNHPFVDGNKRTGIAGAAIFLRRNRYSLTSTNRELEEFTLRVSRSEVDLTDIADWLKSNRIKV; from the coding sequence GTGACCGATTATCTCACCAGCGAGCAGATCCTTTTTCTGCACGCCCGTCTGATTGAAGAGACCGGCGGCAGCCACGGCCTGCGCGATCCCGCATTGCTCCTGTCGGCAGTTGCACGTCCCCGAGCTACCTTTGATAGCAAGGACCTGTATCCAGATGTCTTCCAAAAGGCCGCCGCACTCATGGAGTCACTCATCCGAAATCACCCCTTTGTGGATGGCAATAAGCGCACCGGCATCGCCGGTGCGGCTATCTTCCTGCGGCGAAACCGCTACAGTTTGACAAGCACGAATCGAGAGCTGGAGGAGTTTACCCTCCGTGTGTCCAGATCGGAAGTTGACCTGACGGACATCGCTGACTGGCTCAAGTCGAATAGAATCAAAGTGTAG
- a CDS encoding carbohydrate ABC transporter permease — protein sequence MKKNQWLSTVLVNGALILLVLFWSIPTIGLFVSSFRNRFDIQTSGWWTIVPHRAWETVTVLDPKELGLDSKSIMQVEGVEGTFEELRQGVTSPDGDTQVKWVGNRRLGRIEVQERVWTANWDFTLENYKQVLFGRDTEITRTDGTVTTVPGQDMTQAFLNSLTVAIPSTIIPILIAAFAAYAFAWMRFPGRRWLFIMVVGLLVVPLQIALVPILSDYQKLGLNGTFLAIWLAHTGFGLALATYLLYNYISTLPRETLESAFIDGASHFTVFTRLVLPLSVPALASFAIFQFLWVWNDYLVALVFLGVDPNNKVVTQRLADLTGTFGNAWHLLTAGAFISMLLPLIVFIGLQRFFVRGLLAGSVKG from the coding sequence ATGAAGAAGAATCAATGGCTCAGCACAGTGCTGGTCAACGGCGCCCTTATTCTCCTCGTACTCTTTTGGAGCATTCCAACCATAGGACTTTTCGTTTCCTCCTTTCGGAACCGCTTCGACATCCAGACCTCGGGTTGGTGGACCATAGTTCCCCATAGAGCCTGGGAAACGGTGACCGTGCTCGACCCCAAGGAACTGGGACTGGACTCCAAAAGCATTATGCAGGTAGAGGGGGTGGAAGGCACCTTCGAGGAGCTGCGACAGGGCGTGACATCGCCCGATGGCGATACCCAGGTGAAGTGGGTCGGCAACCGTCGCCTGGGCCGCATCGAAGTTCAGGAAAGGGTTTGGACCGCCAACTGGGACTTCACCCTGGAGAACTATAAACAAGTGCTGTTCGGGCGGGATACCGAGATCACCAGGACCGACGGGACCGTAACGACGGTGCCCGGTCAGGATATGACCCAGGCCTTTCTCAACAGCCTGACCGTGGCTATTCCTTCCACCATCATCCCGATCCTGATCGCTGCTTTCGCAGCCTATGCATTTGCCTGGATGCGTTTTCCCGGTCGACGTTGGCTGTTTATCATGGTAGTCGGTCTGCTGGTGGTTCCACTACAGATCGCCCTGGTTCCAATCTTAAGTGACTATCAGAAACTGGGGCTAAACGGCACCTTCCTGGCTATCTGGTTAGCCCATACCGGCTTTGGTCTGGCTCTGGCGACCTATCTGTTGTACAACTACATCAGTACCCTGCCCCGGGAGACGCTGGAATCGGCCTTCATCGACGGCGCCTCCCACTTTACGGTCTTTACCCGGCTGGTTCTGCCCCTGTCGGTGCCGGCGCTGGCCTCCTTTGCCATCTTCCAGTTTCTGTGGGTATGGAACGACTACCTGGTGGCCCTGGTGTTCCTGGGCGTCGATCCCAACAACAAGGTGGTTACTCAGCGCCTGGCCGATTTGACTGGCACCTTCGGAAACGCCTGGCACCTGCTGACGGCCGGGGCTTTTATTTCCATGCTTCTGCCACTGATTGTCTTCATCGGCTTGCAGCGATTCTTCGTCCGCGGCCTGCTGGCCGGCTCGGTGAAGGGCTAG